Proteins encoded together in one Catellatospora citrea window:
- a CDS encoding DUF3311 domain-containing protein, giving the protein MGEPAPDRRPGDRDHSPWNWLLIVPIVLPLITTFYNSSSPDLLGFPRFYWQQLAYILVGVSTTTLVYRMTKRRSSGPRIPASRSSREG; this is encoded by the coding sequence ATGGGTGAACCCGCACCCGACCGGCGACCCGGCGATCGCGATCACAGTCCCTGGAACTGGCTGCTGATCGTCCCGATCGTGCTGCCGCTGATCACGACCTTCTACAACTCGTCCAGTCCCGACCTGCTCGGCTTCCCGCGCTTCTACTGGCAGCAGCTGGCATACATCCTGGTCGGCGTGTCCACCACGACGCTGGTCTACCGGATGACCAAGCGCCGCAGCAGTGGGCCCCGGATCCCCGCCAGCCGCAGCAGCAGGGAGGGCTGA